The Xiphophorus maculatus strain JP 163 A chromosome 21, X_maculatus-5.0-male, whole genome shotgun sequence genome window below encodes:
- the LOC102217121 gene encoding clavesin-1-like, which produces MINHVPPGLSSDTTEKARMELNENPDTLHQDIKQVRDMIVTRPDIGFLRTDDEFILRFLRARKFDHVETFRLLAQYFQFRQQNLDMFQSFKVDDPSIKRALMDGFPGVLEAPDQHGRKILILFASNWDQSRNSFIDILRAILLSLEVLIENPELQINGFTLIIDWSNFSFKQASKLTPNILKLAIEGLQDSFPARFGGIHFVNQPWYIHAMYTIIKPFLKDKTRKRIFLHGNNLNSLHQLIQPECLPSEFGGTLPPYDMGMWARTLLGPDYNDETEYTLTYDALHVRESCGGGGGGEKDMMKRSQSTVEAAALRQMDRETSTPLLALD; this is translated from the exons ATGATAAACCACGTGCCTCCCGGTCTGAGCTCGGACACCACGGAGAAGGCCCGGATGGAGCTGAACGAAAACCCGGACACTCTGCACCAGGACATCAAGCAG GTACGGGACATGATCGTGACGCGGCCGGACATCGGCTTCCTGCGAACAGACGACGAGTTCATCCTGCGCTTCCTCAGAGCCAGGAAGTTCGACCATGTGGAGACGTTCCGCCTGCTGGCCCAGTACTTCCAGTTCCGCCAGCAGAACCTGGACATGTTCCAGAGCTTCAAG GTGGACGACCCCAGCATCAAGCGGGCCCTGATGGACGGGTTCCCCGGCGTGTTGGAGGCTCCGGACCAACATGGCAGGAAGATCCTCATCCTGTTCGCTTCCAACTGGGACCAGAGCCg GAACTCCTTCATCGACATCCTGCGGGCCATCCTGCTCTCCCTGGAGGTTCTGATAGAAAACCCGGAGCTGCAGATCAACGGCTTCACGCTCATCATCGACTGGAGCAACTTCTCCTTCAAGCAGGCGTCCAAACTGACGCCCAACATCCTGAAGCTGGCCATCGAGGGCCTGCAG GACAGCTTCCCGGCCCGGTTCGGAGGGATCCACTTCGTGAACCAGCCCTGGTACATCCACGCCATGTACACCATCATCAAGCCCTTCCTCAAGGACAAGACCCGGAAAAGG ATCTTCCTCCATGGGAACAACCTGAACTCTCTCCACCAGCTCATCCAGCCTGAGTGTTTGCCGTCCGAGTTCGGCGGGACGCTGCCGCCGTACGATATGGGGATGTGGGCGCGGACGCTGCTGGGACCCGACTACAACGACGAGACCGAGTACACGCTGACGTACGACGCGCTGCACGTCAGGGAGagctgcggcggcggcggcggcggagaAAAGGACATGATGAAGAG GTCTCAGTCGACGGTGGAAGCCGCGGCGCTGCGGCAGATGGACAGAGAGACGAGCACGCCGCTGCTGGCTCTGGACTGA
- the rmc1 gene encoding uncharacterized protein C18orf8 homolog: MAEEHYLELSENPVQFEHASSVNNVFFDEANKQVFAVRSGGATGVVVKGPDDKSSVAFRMDDKGEVKCIKFSIGNKILAVQRTSKSVDFINFIPDYPHTEFTQECKTKNASVLGFCWTSWNEIVFITDQGIEFYQVFPDKRSLKLLKSQSINVNWYQYCPETAVILLSTTVQGNVLQPFAFRNGTMTRMTKFEIELPVVPKPAKLTLSERDIAMATIYGQLYVMYLKHHSRTVNSPGAEVVLYHLPREGACKKSHVLKLNTTGKFALNIVDNLIVVHHQSSQTSLIFDTRLKEPDCAVNTHQPVLPARSIHPYRIPLSGPAAVPSQPPVPCQLYSSSWSVFQPDIIISASEGYLWYLQVRLPPTVHLLQDKGKLMDFLLRRRDCKMVILSVCSQILDGQEKGSLPVVATVFDKLNQVYKEYLEAEQSYTAAMESGPSRGGGAQKRPVRTQAVIDQSDMYTHVLSAFTERKDVSHKFIIAVLMEYIRSLNQNQITVQHYLYELVIKTLVQNNLFYMLHQFLQYHVLSDSKPLACLLLSLESTYPPAHQLSLDMLKRLSTANDEIVEVLLSKQQVLGALRFIRSVGGHDNVSARKFLDAARQTGDQMLFYTVFRSFQQRNQRLRGNPSFNPGEHCEEHVAHFKQLFGEQALMKPTTV, encoded by the exons ATGGCGGAGGAGCATTACCTGGAGCTGAGCGAGAACCCGGTCCAGTTTGAGCATGCGTCAAGCGTCAACAACGTCTTCTTCGATGAAGCTAACAAACAG GTGTTTGCGGTGCGTTCAGGTGGAGCCACAGGTGTGGTGGTGAAAGGGCCTGATGACAAAAGCAGCGTTGCCTTCAG GATGGATGATAAAGGGGAGGTGAAGTGCATCAAGTTCTCCATCGGGAACAAGATCCTGGCGGTCCAGCGGACCTCCAAGTCCGTG GACTTCATCAACTTCATCCCCGACTATCCGCACACAGAGTTCACCCAGGAGTGTAAG ACGAAGAACGCCAGCGTTCTGGGGTTCTGCTGGACCAGCTGGAACGAGATTGTCTTCATAACGGACCAGGGCATAGAGTTCTACCAG GTGTTCCCAGACAAGCGCAGCTTGAAGCTGCTGAAGAGTCAGAGCATCAACGTGAACTGGTACCAGTACTGCCCGGAAACGGCCGTGATCCTGCTGTCCACCACGGTGCAGGGCAACGTTCTGCAGCCGTTCGCCTTCCGG AACGGAACCATGACCAGGATGACCAAGTTCGAGATCGAGCTGCCGGTCGTCCCCAAACCGGCCAAGCTGACGCTGTCGGAGAGGGacatcgccatggcaaccat ctacGGCCAGCTGTACGTCATGTACCTGAAGCACCACTCCCGGACGGTGAACAGCCCCGGAGCCGAGGTGGTGCTCTACCACCTGCCCAG GGAGGGAGCCTGTAAGAAGAGCCACGTCCTGAAGCTCAACACCACCGGGAAGTTCGCCCTGAACATCGTAGACAACCTGATCGTCGTTCACCACCAGAGTTCACAG ACGTCTCTGATCTTCGACACCAGGCTGAAGGAACCGGACTGCGCCGTTAACACCCACCAGCCGGTTCTGCCGGCCCGGTCCATCCATCCCTACAGGATTCCTCTGTCAG GTCCGGCTGCCGTCCCGTCTCAGCCGCCGGTTCCATGTCAACTCT ACTCTTCCTCCTGGAGCGTCTTCCAGCCCGACATCATCATCAGCGCCAGTGAAG GTTACCTGTGGTACCTGCAGGTGAGGTTGCCGCCTACTGTCCACCTGCTGCAGGACAAGGGCAAGCTGATGGACTTCCTGCTGCGGCGGCGGGACTGCAAGATGGTGATCCTGTCCGTGTGCTCTCAGA TTCTGGACGGGCAGGAGAAGGGCAGCCTGCCCGTGGTGGCGACTGTCTTCGACAAGCTCAACCAGGTGTACAAGGAGTACCTGGAGGCGGAGCAGAGCTACACGGCG GCCATGGAGTCGGGTCCGAGTCGAGGAGGCGGCGCCCAGAAGCGGCCGGTCCGGACGCAGGCCGTCATCGACCAATCAGACATGTACACACACGTCCTGTCAGCGTTCACAGAGAGGAAG GATGTGTCCCATAAGTTCATCATCGCCGTGCTGATGGAGTACATCCGCtccctgaaccagaaccagatcacCGTCCAG CATTACCTGTATGAACTGGTGATCAAGACTCTGGTCCAGAACAACCTGTTCTACATGCTGCACCAGTTCCTGCAGTACCACGTCCTCAGTGACTCCAAACCTCTG GCCTGCCTGCTGCTGTCTCTGGAGAGCACCTACCCTCCGGCCCACCAGCTGTCTCTGGACATGCTCAAG CGCCTGTCGACGGCTAACGATGAGATCGTGGAGGTTCTCCTGTCCAAGCAGCAGGTTCTGGGCGCGCTCAGATTCATCCGCAGCGTCG GCGGCCATGACAACGTGTCGGCCAGGAAGTTCCTGGATGCGGCGCGGCAGACGGGAGACCAGATGTTGTTCTACACCGTGTTCCGGTCGTTCCAGCAGCGGAACCAGCGCCTCCGAGGAAACCCGTCCTTCAACccag
- the riok3 gene encoding serine/threonine-protein kinase RIO3, producing MDQSGVAAQTQKSPWGSVGPAAPACSLTEVMSEQLARQLDEEDQGFPALPHPAADPEEGPDTDSDLMLAQMLQMQFDREFDDQLRREERKLNGDSKVSISFENYRKVHPYEDSDSSEDEVDWQDTRHDPYRAVKPQAAPRRGFSGKGKNITTKHDEDACGRKNTARMDNFAPEVHVGDGLGMDLKLSNQVFNSLKQHCYSEQRRSARLHEKKEHSTAEQAVDPRTRLLMYKMVNSRVLENINGCISTGKESVVFHADGGSLEEQPVPEEVVLKVFKTTLNEFKNRDRYIKDDYRFKERFSKLNPRKVIRLWAEKEMHNLARMKKAGIPCPDVVLLKKHILVMSFIGKEHVPAPKLKDVALGAEEAAEAYRQVLQLMQLLYQDCNLVHADLSEYNMLWYQGKVWLIDVSQSVEPTHPHGLEFLFRDCRNVATFFQKRGVSEALSVYDLFNAVTGLNIPVSADDDARFLAEIVAMEKRNEDHVQKRGKKTFPVTLEDGGPPLDPDSDD from the exons ATGGACCAATCAGGAGTCGCAGCACAAACGCAGAAG aGTCCGTGGGGTTCTGTGGGCCCGGCGGCGCCGGCCTGCTCCCTGACGGAGGTGATGAGCGAGCAGCTGGCCCGGCAGCTGGACGAGGAGGACCAGGGCTTCCCAGCGCTCCCACA CCCGGCAGCCGACCCGGAGGAAGGTCCGGACACGGACAGCGACCTGATGCTGGCCCAGATGCTGCAGATGCAGTTCGACCGCGAGTTCGATGACCAGCTGCGCCGCGAGGAGAGGAAGCTCAACGGAGACAGCAAAG TGTCCATCTCCTTTGAGAACTACCGGAAAGTCCATCCTTATGAGGACAGCGACAGCTCAGAGGACGAGGTGGACTGGCAGGACACGAGACATGACCCCTACCGGGCCG TGAAGCCCCAGGCGGCGCCCCGCAGAGGCTTCAGTGGGAAGGGGAAGAACATCACCACCAAACACGACGAGGACGCCTGCGGACGGAAGAACACGGCCCGCATGGACAAC TTCGCCCCAGAGGTCCACGTGGGGGACGGGTTGGGGATGGACCTGAAGCTGTCCAACCAGGTCTTCAACTCCCTGAAGCAGCACTGCTACAGCGAGCAGCGCCGCAGCGCCCGGCTGCACGAGAAGAAGGAGCACTCCACCGCC GAGCAAGCCGTGGACCCGCGGACCCGCCTGCTCATGTACAAGATGGTGAACAGCAGAGTTCTGGAGAACATCAACGGCTGCATCAGCACCGGCAAGGAGTCGGTGGTGTTCCACGCCGACGGAGGCAG CCTGGAGGAGCAGCCGGTCCCAGAGGAAGTGGTTCTGAAAGTCTTCAAGACGACGCTGAACGAGTTCAAGAACCGGGACCGCTACATCAAGGACGACTACCGCTTCAAGGAGCGCTTCAGCAAACTGAACCCCAGGAAGGTGATCCGGCTCTGGGCCGAGAAGGAGATGCACAACCTGGCCAG GATGAAGAAGGCGGGGATTCCCTGTCCGGACGTGGTTCTGCTGAAGAAGCACATCCTGGTGATGTCGTTCATCGGGAAGGAGCACGTCCCGGCGCCCAAACTCAAAGACGTGGCGCTGGGGGCCGAGGAGGCGGCGGAGGCGTACCGCCAGGTGCTGCAG CTGATGCAGCTCCTCTATCAGGACTGTAATCTGGTTCACGCCGACCTCAGTGAATACAACATGCTGTGGTACCAGGGGAAG gtGTGGCTGATAGACGTCAGCCAGTCGGTGGAGCCCACCCATCCTCACGGCCTGGAGTTCCTCTTCAGGGACTGCAGGAACGTTGCCACG TTCTTCCAGAAGAGGGGAGTGAGCGAGGCACTGAGTGTCTACGACCTTTTCAACGCCGTCACCGGACTCAACATCCCAGTCAGCGCCGACGACGACGCGCGCTTCCTGGCTGAG ATTGTTGCCATGGAGAAGCGGAACGAGGACCACGTCCAGAAGCGGGGGAAGAAGACGTTCCCGGTGACGTTGGAGGATGGCGGTCCTCCTTTAGACCCCGACTCTGATGACtag